GGCGCGTGGTCTTTACGCACACGTGAGTGGTCTTCATTAAACACAACATCAAGCGTCCAGTGCAAAGTATTTTCGATTGCCCAATGCGCACGAATGGCATGCGCAATTTGCTTAGCATCAGCGGGGAGGCTGCTGATAAAAAAACGACGTTCGACGCTGGTTTTGCCATTGCCTTCGCGCGTTTCCTCCAACATAGCGACGCTGGTTAAACCACGCCAATCAGATTTTTTCTCCAGCCAATCAATCCGATCGGAAACGATGCAGCGCCGTGTTTCAATACGACCGTGGCCAGCATCCACGTCGGTATAACGGCTGACAATGCGGCTGTCAGCGGACTTGCTGTCCTCAGTTTCCAAAAACAAGCGCACAGCCTCATTTAGGTTACCTTGGTTTCCTTTGAGGGCGAGTACATAATCCCCTGCTTGTTCTTGAATCTGCATAGCTATCTCGCGCTGGCAGCCCATCGCATCAATGGTGACCGTATGCCCGCTAATATCAAGCAGCTTGAGTAGCGCAGGGATAGCAGTGATTTCATTGGATTTTTCGGTGACTTTTTGCTGCGCCAGAACAAGCCTGGCATTTGTTGCGAAAGCGCTGACCATGTGGATTGCAGCCATCCCGTTAGCAGCATTGGCACTGTTGCGCAGTGTTTTACCATCGATGGCGATGACTTCTTTTCCCTCTTGTGATACATCCTGCAGCGCGCCGACCCAAGCAATAAAACATCGACGAAATTCATCTGGATTAAGCGCTGCTAATACACGCGCAAATGTATTCTTGCAGGGTATGCCGGACGTGAAGGGAAAATACTCCCGTAAAAAGGGCAATTTCTCTTTGCCGAAAACCACAAAATCACGCCAACTTTCAGCGCCGCAAATGCAGCCGCAGAACAGCACAAGAAGAATTTCTTCAAGCGAGTACAACTTCGTTCGGTTTATTC
Above is a window of Candidatus Woesearchaeota archaeon DNA encoding:
- a CDS encoding ISAs1 family transposase — its product is MKYSEMPLQCVTPILKSFQAHFGQLTDPRINRTKLYSLEEILLVLFCGCICGAESWRDFVVFGKEKLPFLREYFPFTSGIPCKNTFARVLAALNPDEFRRCFIAWVGALQDVSQEGKEVIAIDGKTLRNSANAANGMAAIHMVSAFATNARLVLAQQKVTEKSNEITAIPALLKLLDISGHTVTIDAMGCQREIAMQIQEQAGDYVLALKGNQGNLNEAVRLFLETEDSKSADSRIVSRYTDVDAGHGRIETRRCIVSDRIDWLEKKSDWRGLTSVAMLEETREGNGKTSVERRFFISSLPADAKQIAHAIRAHWAIENTLHWTLDVVFNEDHSRVRKDHAPQNMAIVRHIVMNMLNNAKQHFKGVSLKGLRKKAGWGNDTLRAILTQNF